One part of the Tunicatimonas pelagia genome encodes these proteins:
- a CDS encoding DUF2490 domain-containing protein: protein MRLFFFIFIAAISANVYCLAQSSTLLQWKPGLSFTQKFQSRWSLNVNIKQRGTMVEYQDEENQTDFQWNLNETQVFATYELWGNKKLSGGYAFQLRSPESRNFREHRFMEQFAFVIYALAGKRIASWVQLEQRIRDSGFTNRLRYQLGFDSPLNGEQLDPGELYAIVTNEYLWSFNREEVAKIGCLPELAGFSTDSINYKPG, encoded by the coding sequence GTGCGTTTATTTTTTTTCATCTTCATCGCAGCTATTTCAGCAAATGTTTACTGCTTAGCCCAATCCAGCACTCTCCTTCAGTGGAAACCCGGGTTATCGTTTACACAGAAATTTCAAAGCCGCTGGTCACTCAACGTAAACATCAAGCAAAGGGGAACGATGGTAGAATATCAAGATGAAGAAAATCAGACTGATTTTCAGTGGAACCTCAACGAAACCCAGGTTTTTGCTACCTACGAATTGTGGGGGAACAAGAAGCTCAGCGGCGGTTACGCTTTTCAATTACGCTCTCCCGAATCCCGCAATTTTCGTGAGCATCGGTTTATGGAACAATTTGCGTTTGTAATTTATGCCTTAGCAGGAAAACGAATTGCTAGCTGGGTACAGCTGGAGCAACGTATTCGAGATTCAGGATTTACCAACCGCTTGCGGTATCAATTAGGTTTTGATAGCCCACTTAACGGTGAGCAGCTTGACCCAGGAGAACTTTACGCTATTGTAACAAATGAATACTTATGGTCATTTAACCGGGAGGAAGTGGCGAAAATCGGTTGTTTGCCGGAATTGGCTGGTTTTTCAACCGACAGTATAAATTACAAACCGGGCTGA
- a CDS encoding tetratricopeptide repeat protein has translation MIRTIIWVIILLTNANMLAYGQNTQQIELAQQYDDKGEIEKAKTLYDELVGKKKNIPIIHDRYFRLLINNGYLTEAEKYLTKALRHYPTNILYQLDAGIVHLRQGEDAEAEKYFTQVFEKAKTDTYQVRIVAGHLIKHELIERAVSIYMAGRQTSGDPSLYALELANVYRRLNKVDQMVLEYLSYANEDPSRVSYVKNVLQSILTEDEDLDSMANLLLDRIQKDADNPLYSELLIWINLQQKNFYGAFMQARAVDRRQRTDGDEVMNVAQIALENQDYDNALKMYDYVIERHPRTSNYVSARRYKIKAREELVKNQFPVQQEEIIKLIQDYQNFIDESKGSPIGPSAATLEAMRSQALLYAFYMNEKDRAITILQEVTSNPKASREIKAQSKLDMGDIYVLMNQSWESTLLYAQVEKAHKEEPVGYEAKLRNAKLSYYKGDFQLAQDHLNVLKEATTREIANDAMSLSLLIQNNTALDTSGAAMQAYADAELLLFQNRQQEALAKLDSMLSTYQSHPLEDEIHWLVAKVQLQLGNFDQSLSRLEKITESYNYDILGDDALFMTGRIYEEQLKDTEKAMELYTQFMREYPGSIYVADVRKRFRNLRGDFNIN, from the coding sequence ATGATCCGTACGATAATCTGGGTTATTATTTTACTAACAAACGCTAACATGCTTGCCTATGGGCAAAATACGCAGCAAATAGAGTTAGCGCAGCAATACGATGATAAAGGCGAAATTGAAAAAGCAAAAACGCTCTACGATGAATTGGTCGGGAAAAAGAAAAACATTCCTATCATCCACGACCGTTACTTTCGGCTGCTAATAAACAATGGCTATCTAACCGAAGCGGAAAAATATCTTACCAAAGCTTTGCGCCACTACCCTACCAATATTTTGTACCAGTTAGATGCGGGCATTGTACACTTACGGCAAGGTGAAGATGCTGAAGCCGAAAAGTACTTTACGCAAGTATTTGAAAAAGCCAAAACAGACACTTACCAAGTGCGTATTGTGGCGGGCCATCTCATTAAACATGAGTTAATAGAGCGAGCGGTGAGCATTTATATGGCAGGAAGGCAAACCAGTGGCGACCCTAGCCTTTACGCTCTGGAATTAGCCAATGTATACCGCCGACTGAATAAAGTGGATCAGATGGTACTAGAATACCTTAGCTATGCTAATGAGGATCCGTCTCGCGTTAGCTACGTCAAAAATGTGTTGCAAAGTATTCTGACCGAAGATGAAGATTTGGACAGCATGGCTAATTTGCTGCTAGATCGCATTCAGAAGGATGCTGATAACCCGTTGTATAGCGAACTGCTCATCTGGATCAATTTACAACAGAAAAACTTTTACGGGGCGTTTATGCAAGCCCGAGCGGTAGATCGTCGGCAGCGTACCGATGGCGACGAAGTAATGAACGTAGCTCAGATCGCGCTGGAAAACCAAGATTATGACAATGCGCTCAAAATGTACGATTACGTAATTGAGCGTCATCCGCGCACATCTAACTACGTTTCGGCCCGGCGGTACAAGATTAAAGCTCGAGAAGAGTTGGTAAAAAACCAATTTCCGGTGCAGCAGGAGGAAATTATTAAACTCATTCAAGATTATCAAAATTTTATTGATGAGAGTAAAGGCTCACCCATTGGGCCAAGTGCCGCTACGCTAGAAGCGATGCGAAGTCAGGCATTGCTCTACGCTTTTTACATGAACGAAAAAGACCGGGCAATTACCATTCTTCAGGAAGTAACTAGTAACCCGAAGGCAAGTCGGGAAATTAAGGCACAAAGCAAGCTGGATATGGGTGACATCTACGTGCTTATGAATCAATCGTGGGAATCTACGCTGTTGTACGCTCAAGTAGAAAAGGCGCACAAAGAAGAACCGGTTGGCTACGAAGCCAAATTACGTAACGCCAAACTGTCGTACTACAAAGGCGACTTCCAACTAGCGCAAGATCATTTGAACGTGCTAAAGGAAGCGACTACTCGCGAAATTGCCAACGATGCTATGTCGCTGAGCCTGCTCATTCAAAATAATACAGCGTTAGATACGTCTGGTGCTGCGATGCAAGCCTACGCCGATGCGGAGTTGCTTTTGTTTCAAAATAGGCAGCAAGAAGCTCTAGCTAAGTTAGATAGTATGCTAAGTACCTACCAAAGCCATCCGTTGGAAGATGAAATACATTGGTTAGTAGCCAAGGTGCAGCTGCAGCTGGGGAACTTTGATCAGTCACTAAGTCGGTTAGAAAAAATAACAGAATCGTATAATTACGATATTTTGGGTGATGATGCGCTTTTCATGACGGGACGCATCTACGAAGAACAGCTAAAAGATACCGAAAAGGCAATGGAACTCTACACCCAATTTATGCGAGAGTATCCCGGTAGTATTTACGTAGCCGATGTTCGCAAACGCTTCCGCAATCTACGAGGAGATTTTAATATAAATTGA
- a CDS encoding Ig-like domain-containing domain, whose amino-acid sequence MIKQYSWLLALWVLLIMVGSCARQGTPTGGPKDSIPPKLVRMYPELETVNFDEDKIELEFDEYIEGRELKQELIITPPIEDYSFYVSKRTLFLEIEEELRDSTTYTFNFREGIKDASEKNPAENLIVAFSTGPEIDSFQVSGNVRALMTQQPVEDVVVALYDVNDTLDAFTGPPMYLAKTDTGGDYTIRYIREGLYNIYAYVDENGNLKIDSNNEPFGFKSEPVYLGTDINKLVQADSITITDSVYALNKIRDLVIQRQDIRPIRLQSARVNGKYFEIKFNKSLDSYSLSAAERVGQATLDFLKDSVAFNLSDTSIVLFSNFQDEQKVVRIYNTLKQDSLAITISATDSAQQLLPDTLLYLKFTESRRKIADFTTQFISGDNEVTDTISGTFVFSKPVAQINTDSILLSYDTLFYLPIDYSQALQWSEHSDQVGLDVPVDQSQIVDSVIYYLKLNDSSSYKDRVRQQTVYLDSLKNETDASGENRLGWLQQFVIAKKANPDRAVLDSIKSLEEEEAKLALLTSYVDTTQINQQFLPKTYDREEVTTDLRSFNFYASGGSFMSVENDSSEQIIQKFSFKNPEDYGAISGTVTTEYPRYTVQLLNQQFELIREIRDAQKFSFKLVPPGKYQIRILVDADEDGEWEAGSILSQEEPEPVYFYTEEEIIDLRANWERSDLNIIIGELSTLSSE is encoded by the coding sequence ATGATAAAACAATACAGTTGGTTACTCGCACTTTGGGTTTTGCTAATCATGGTTGGATCGTGTGCCCGACAAGGAACTCCCACTGGTGGACCAAAAGATTCTATCCCACCCAAATTAGTCAGAATGTACCCTGAGTTAGAAACCGTTAATTTCGATGAAGATAAGATTGAGCTAGAATTTGACGAGTACATAGAAGGCCGCGAACTAAAGCAAGAGCTTATTATCACCCCACCAATAGAGGATTATAGTTTTTACGTAAGCAAACGAACGCTCTTTTTAGAAATTGAGGAAGAACTGAGGGATAGCACTACCTATACTTTTAACTTCCGAGAGGGAATTAAAGACGCTTCGGAAAAAAATCCTGCCGAAAATCTGATCGTTGCGTTTAGTACTGGGCCCGAAATTGACTCCTTTCAGGTAAGCGGTAACGTTCGAGCTTTGATGACCCAACAGCCTGTTGAGGATGTGGTGGTTGCGCTTTATGATGTGAACGATACGTTAGATGCTTTCACTGGCCCACCCATGTATTTAGCGAAAACCGATACAGGCGGTGACTATACTATCCGCTACATTCGGGAAGGCTTATACAATATATACGCCTACGTTGATGAAAATGGCAACCTGAAAATTGACTCAAATAACGAACCCTTCGGTTTTAAATCTGAACCGGTGTACTTAGGAACCGACATTAATAAGTTGGTTCAGGCCGATTCAATAACTATTACTGACTCGGTTTACGCATTAAATAAAATCAGAGACCTAGTTATTCAACGGCAAGACATTCGCCCCATTCGGTTGCAAAGTGCTCGGGTTAATGGAAAATACTTTGAGATAAAATTCAATAAGTCACTAGACAGTTATTCGCTTTCAGCAGCCGAGCGGGTTGGCCAGGCTACGCTGGATTTTCTAAAAGATTCAGTTGCATTCAATCTATCTGATACTAGCATTGTGCTGTTTAGCAATTTTCAAGATGAGCAAAAAGTCGTTCGTATTTACAATACGTTAAAGCAAGATAGTTTAGCCATTACTATTTCAGCTACTGACTCCGCTCAACAATTACTGCCCGATACTCTGCTTTATTTGAAGTTTACTGAAAGTCGCCGAAAGATTGCTGATTTCACTACTCAGTTTATATCAGGTGACAACGAAGTTACAGATACTATCTCAGGTACTTTCGTATTTTCTAAACCCGTTGCCCAAATAAATACTGATAGTATCTTATTGAGCTACGATACACTATTTTATCTACCCATCGATTATAGCCAAGCGCTCCAGTGGAGCGAACATTCCGATCAGGTTGGACTAGATGTACCCGTAGATCAGTCGCAGATTGTGGATAGCGTAATTTATTACCTAAAATTGAACGATAGTTCATCTTACAAAGATAGAGTCCGCCAACAAACCGTTTATTTAGACAGTCTGAAAAATGAAACTGATGCTTCTGGAGAAAACCGCCTCGGTTGGCTACAGCAATTTGTAATAGCTAAGAAAGCAAATCCAGATCGAGCTGTTCTCGATAGCATTAAATCGCTAGAGGAAGAAGAGGCTAAACTCGCCTTACTTACAAGTTATGTAGACACCACCCAGATTAACCAACAGTTTTTACCCAAAACTTACGACCGAGAAGAAGTTACTACCGATTTACGCTCCTTCAATTTTTACGCGAGCGGAGGAAGTTTTATGAGTGTAGAAAACGACAGCAGTGAACAAATCATCCAAAAATTCTCATTCAAAAATCCTGAAGATTACGGAGCCATTAGTGGCACGGTAACCACCGAATACCCCCGCTACACTGTGCAACTACTCAACCAACAGTTTGAGTTAATCCGAGAAATTAGAGATGCCCAAAAATTCTCATTCAAGCTGGTACCACCCGGCAAATACCAAATCCGAATTTTGGTAGATGCCGATGAAGACGGAGAATGGGAAGCCGGTAGCATTCTTTCTCAGGAAGAACCCGAACCAGTTTACTTCTACACCGAAGAAGAGATTATTGATCTACGGGCTAACTGGGAACGTAGCGATCTCAACATTATCATTGGGGAGTTATCCACATTATCGAGTGAATAA
- the ybeY gene encoding rRNA maturation RNase YbeY, whose translation MIQFFVEDIDFDPQNLLVPTPDWLLEVVSQHNQSVQEINYIFCSDEYLLSINQQYLSHDYYTDIITFDNRDDINQSLEGDIFISIDRVRENAHQLSASFLSEFLRVIVHGILHLLGFKDSTDAEKLEMRSLENKFVNLYFQNFHLS comes from the coding sequence GTGATTCAATTTTTCGTAGAGGATATAGACTTTGACCCTCAAAACCTTCTTGTTCCCACTCCAGATTGGTTGCTCGAAGTTGTTAGTCAACACAACCAGTCTGTTCAGGAAATCAACTATATTTTCTGTTCAGATGAGTATCTTCTCAGCATTAACCAGCAGTATCTTTCTCATGATTATTATACTGATATTATTACCTTTGATAATCGCGACGATATTAATCAGTCTTTAGAAGGTGATATTTTTATTAGTATCGACCGGGTTAGGGAAAATGCCCATCAATTGAGTGCTTCGTTTCTATCTGAATTTCTACGAGTGATTGTTCACGGCATTCTCCACTTACTCGGATTCAAAGATTCTACCGATGCCGAGAAGTTAGAAATGCGTTCCCTAGAGAATAAGTTTGTAAACCTTTACTTCCAGAATTTTCACCTCTCTTAG
- a CDS encoding Crp/Fnr family transcriptional regulator, with amino-acid sequence MAPKSAALKSYLENFAQGARYFIQPACYKKGQLLHRSGYTCFDLFIFHKGVGRSFYYKDGLDITSHFVVDFGIISAIDSLVTRKPSKYNIEVLEDAKVSRININQYEKFLSENPHHEKSARQLTQVIYFELAERIEGLMFHTAHERYQRLTDEYPDIVNRVNLGHIATFLGISQETLSRIRKIKG; translated from the coding sequence ATGGCTCCGAAATCAGCAGCTTTAAAAAGCTATTTAGAGAATTTTGCGCAAGGGGCAAGATACTTCATTCAGCCAGCGTGCTATAAAAAAGGGCAACTTCTGCACAGGAGCGGTTATACATGCTTTGACCTATTTATCTTTCATAAGGGCGTAGGTAGATCTTTCTATTACAAAGATGGATTAGACATCACTTCACATTTTGTGGTAGACTTTGGGATCATATCAGCCATTGATAGCTTAGTTACTAGGAAGCCTAGTAAATACAATATAGAGGTTCTTGAAGATGCAAAAGTTAGTAGGATCAATATCAACCAGTATGAAAAATTCCTATCTGAAAATCCTCATCATGAAAAGTCAGCCAGGCAATTAACCCAAGTAATTTATTTTGAATTGGCCGAACGGATTGAGGGGTTGATGTTTCATACCGCACATGAGAGATACCAAAGACTTACAGATGAATATCCGGATATTGTCAATCGAGTAAACTTAGGTCATATTGCTACTTTCTTAGGTATTAGTCAAGAAACACTTAGTAGAATAAGAAAGATAAAAGGTTGA
- a CDS encoding ATP-binding protein translates to MNSISISVPSLSENIRMIESFIDNAKEQFSLNDDIYGNIMIAVTESVNNAIRHGNKGDSHKNVNLSLKLNDGSIIFWVKDEGDGFDHTNLPDPTAPENIDKPGGRGIFLMKHLSDEVNFRDEGCTVELIFYIN, encoded by the coding sequence ATGAATTCAATCAGCATTTCTGTTCCTTCGTTATCCGAGAATATTCGGATGATAGAAAGTTTTATCGACAATGCTAAAGAACAGTTCAGTTTGAACGATGACATATACGGTAACATCATGATTGCCGTCACCGAGTCGGTGAATAACGCCATCCGCCACGGCAACAAAGGCGATTCACATAAGAATGTTAACCTTTCCTTGAAGCTTAACGATGGCTCTATTATTTTTTGGGTGAAAGACGAAGGTGATGGTTTTGACCACACCAACTTGCCTGATCCCACCGCTCCCGAGAATATTGACAAACCGGGTGGGCGAGGAATTTTTTTAATGAAGCACCTTTCCGACGAAGTAAACTTCCGAGATGAAGGTTGTACAGTAGAGCTTATTTTTTACATCAATTAG
- the mnmG gene encoding tRNA uridine-5-carboxymethylaminomethyl(34) synthesis enzyme MnmG — protein sequence MLFEKYDVVVVGAGHAGNEAAAAAANLGSKTLLITMDMAKMGQMSCNPAMGGVAKGQIVREIDALGGLSGIVTDVSAIQFRMLNRSKGPAMWSPRTQNDRARFTEAWRMQLEKIPNLDFLQEMVAEILVEGEKVVGVKTSIGLEIKSQTVILTNGTFLNGLIHIGDKQMGGGRSGERASKGITEQLISLEFEAGRMKTGTPPRVDGRSLDYSKMEEQPGDENPGKFSFTDTQPLTHQRSCHITYTNPTVHEVLESGFDRSPMFNGRIQAQGPRYCPSIEDKINRFAERERHQIFVEPEGWDTVEVYVNGFSTSLPEEVQHQAIRHIPGFENAKLFRPGYAIEYDYFPPTQLSLSLETKVIENLFFAGQINGTTGYEEAACQGLMAGINAHLKVQEQEPLILRRSEAYIGVLIDDLINKGTEEPYRMFTSRAEFRLLLRQDNADLRLTEKGHQLGLIDNSRLEKVFDKRNAIKEVMTEIKQRKAAPQEINEGLDEISTATIKEKVSIHQLLKRPEITVKTLVKLDSTLQKYFQPIDEEVKEQVEILTKYESYLEKERQHAERVESLEDYRIPGDFDYNTVKALSTEAREKLGKIRPQTIGQASRISGVSPADVSVIMIYLGK from the coding sequence ATGCTATTCGAAAAATACGATGTAGTTGTGGTAGGAGCAGGGCACGCTGGAAATGAGGCTGCCGCCGCTGCCGCAAACTTGGGTTCTAAAACATTACTTATCACAATGGATATGGCCAAAATGGGTCAGATGTCTTGTAATCCGGCAATGGGTGGTGTAGCCAAAGGGCAAATTGTTCGGGAAATTGATGCGCTGGGCGGACTGTCTGGTATTGTTACTGATGTATCAGCCATTCAGTTTCGAATGCTAAACCGCTCTAAAGGCCCGGCCATGTGGAGTCCAAGAACCCAAAATGATCGGGCGCGTTTCACCGAGGCTTGGCGAATGCAATTGGAGAAAATTCCAAACCTAGACTTTCTGCAAGAAATGGTGGCCGAAATTCTGGTAGAAGGGGAGAAGGTGGTAGGAGTGAAAACCAGTATCGGACTGGAGATTAAATCCCAAACCGTTATCTTAACCAATGGTACATTTCTGAATGGCTTAATCCATATTGGTGACAAGCAGATGGGCGGAGGGCGTTCGGGTGAGCGGGCTTCTAAAGGGATTACCGAGCAACTTATCAGTTTGGAATTTGAGGCCGGACGAATGAAAACCGGGACTCCACCCCGAGTAGACGGTCGCTCACTAGACTATAGCAAAATGGAAGAGCAGCCCGGTGATGAAAACCCTGGTAAGTTTTCGTTTACCGATACTCAGCCACTCACGCATCAGCGAAGCTGCCATATTACGTATACGAACCCTACTGTTCACGAAGTATTAGAAAGCGGGTTTGATCGTTCACCCATGTTTAACGGACGAATCCAGGCGCAAGGTCCGCGATATTGTCCGTCGATTGAAGATAAAATTAACCGATTTGCCGAGCGCGAACGCCACCAGATATTTGTAGAACCCGAAGGCTGGGATACGGTGGAAGTATACGTTAACGGGTTTTCTACTTCATTACCCGAAGAAGTACAGCACCAAGCCATCCGCCATATTCCTGGTTTTGAGAACGCTAAATTATTTCGTCCCGGCTACGCCATTGAATATGACTATTTTCCACCGACGCAACTTTCGCTAAGTTTAGAAACTAAAGTGATTGAGAATCTATTTTTCGCTGGGCAAATTAATGGAACTACCGGTTACGAAGAAGCGGCTTGCCAAGGTCTGATGGCTGGTATCAACGCTCACCTTAAGGTTCAAGAGCAGGAACCCCTCATTTTGCGCCGATCTGAAGCCTACATTGGAGTACTAATTGATGATTTAATTAATAAGGGTACCGAAGAGCCCTACCGAATGTTTACTTCCCGAGCCGAGTTTCGACTGTTGCTCCGGCAGGATAATGCTGACCTACGACTTACCGAAAAGGGGCACCAGCTCGGGCTAATTGATAATTCGCGTTTAGAAAAAGTATTTGATAAGCGGAATGCTATTAAAGAAGTAATGACCGAAATTAAACAACGAAAAGCTGCTCCCCAGGAAATAAACGAAGGGCTAGATGAAATATCGACTGCTACTATTAAAGAAAAAGTAAGTATTCATCAGTTACTAAAGCGTCCCGAAATTACGGTTAAAACTTTAGTAAAACTTGATTCTACTTTACAAAAATACTTCCAGCCAATAGACGAGGAGGTAAAAGAACAAGTAGAAATTCTGACCAAGTACGAAAGCTATTTGGAAAAAGAACGCCAGCACGCCGAGCGAGTGGAAAGTTTGGAAGATTACCGAATTCCCGGTGACTTCGATTACAACACCGTAAAAGCATTGTCAACTGAAGCACGTGAGAAGCTAGGAAAAATTCGTCCACAAACGATTGGTCAAGCTTCCCGGATTAGCGGCGTGTCTCCGGCAGATGTGTCAGTCATTATGATTTATCTCGGCAAATAG
- a CDS encoding S41 family peptidase: MMKLVNGFLVAVIGLLAFASCEEVFIREEYDDNAVDVFNAMWTTVDENYSFFNFKGIDWDAVYEANRPRVENGMRRDSLFNVLADMLFVLRDGHVNLQAGFDLSRNWDWYLDFPQNFDFTVIERNYLADDYEITGPFLHRAIDSVGYIYYESFEDDFSESVVDYLVTLYASRVTGNDDTLIFKGLIIDVRDNGGGSLDNVNTLASRFADERRHVQNWQYKDGPGHNDFTDPIKKYIEPEGAFQYNGPVVVLTNRSCYSATNFFAQIMKNFPNVTVMGDSTGGGGGLPINRELPNGWVYRFSSTVTTTVAGENIEDGVAPDIRVDITDEDREAGRDTILEEALTEVDRIYNELFNRGA; the protein is encoded by the coding sequence ATGATGAAGTTAGTAAATGGATTTCTGGTTGCGGTAATCGGCCTGCTGGCCTTTGCGTCTTGCGAAGAAGTTTTTATTCGGGAAGAGTACGACGATAATGCGGTGGATGTCTTTAACGCTATGTGGACGACGGTAGACGAAAATTACTCTTTCTTTAACTTTAAAGGAATTGACTGGGATGCAGTGTACGAGGCTAATCGCCCCCGGGTGGAAAACGGAATGCGCCGCGATTCGCTGTTTAATGTACTGGCCGATATGCTGTTTGTGCTGCGCGACGGACACGTTAATCTACAAGCGGGCTTCGACCTATCCCGCAATTGGGATTGGTACCTGGATTTTCCCCAAAATTTTGATTTCACCGTAATTGAGCGCAATTATCTGGCTGATGACTACGAAATTACTGGACCATTTCTGCACCGAGCTATTGACTCAGTTGGTTATATTTACTACGAAAGTTTTGAAGATGATTTTAGTGAATCGGTTGTTGACTATTTGGTAACGCTATACGCTAGCCGAGTAACCGGTAATGATGATACACTTATCTTTAAAGGACTAATTATTGACGTGCGAGACAACGGCGGCGGTAGCCTTGATAATGTTAATACCTTAGCTAGCCGATTTGCTGATGAACGCCGACACGTGCAAAATTGGCAGTACAAAGATGGACCAGGACATAACGACTTTACCGACCCAATAAAGAAATACATTGAGCCTGAAGGAGCGTTCCAATACAATGGCCCAGTAGTAGTACTAACCAATCGGTCGTGTTATAGTGCTACCAACTTCTTCGCGCAGATTATGAAAAACTTTCCCAATGTAACTGTAATGGGGGATAGTACCGGAGGAGGGGGCGGACTACCCATCAATCGGGAGTTGCCCAACGGTTGGGTCTATCGTTTTTCGTCAACGGTAACTACCACGGTAGCCGGAGAAAACATTGAAGATGGAGTAGCCCCCGACATTCGGGTAGATATTACCGATGAAGATCGCGAAGCTGGTCGGGATACTATTTTAGAAGAAGCCCTTACAGAAGTTGATCGAATTTATAATGAACTATTCAATAGAGGAGCATAG